Proteins co-encoded in one Cucurbita pepo subsp. pepo cultivar mu-cu-16 unplaced genomic scaffold, ASM280686v2 Cp4.1_scaffold002972, whole genome shotgun sequence genomic window:
- the LOC111786832 gene encoding uncharacterized protein LOC111786832 — protein ILYFIYCIVNSLCALLLNCILQANKAWVLYNSNTNGEGFLSATLKDFTVLDERDGIEQEFRRAIGIANSIGTVQLHIPTDEQNQFTSDASTIDENVSKAVPTMLILDAKFTQFSTFVSLSVQKPQLLVALDFLLAVVEFFVPTVGSILSDEEDKSYFHVTDAVILDQSPYMQPSSELHISPGKLLVADDENIDHFIYDGNGGVMHLTDRNGVELSAPSKEAMIYVGNGKKLQFKNIIIKGGQFLDSCVFMGTNSSYSASKQDEVYLELGDNVVQRSSHEVQSQDITSNKSTEYTIELQVEY, from the exons ATtctatatttcatatattgcaTTGTCAATTCTTTATGTGCTCTGCTTTTAAATTGCATTTTGCAGGCTAATAAGGCATGGGTATTATACAACTCCAATACAAACGGTGAAGGTTTTCTTTCAGCAACACTCAAGGATTTCACTGTTCTTGATGAACGTGATGGAATTGAACAGGAATTCAGGCGGGCAATAGGAATTGCTAACAGCATTGGCACAGTTCAGCTGCACATACCGACTGATGAGCAGAATCAATTCACAAGTGATGCAAGTACTATAGATGAAAATGTTTCTAAAGCAGTTCCTACAATGCTTATTCTTGATGCAAAATTCACTCAGTTTTCAACATTTGTCTCGTTATCAGTTCAAAAGCCTCAACTTCTTGTTGCACTTGATTTTCTCCTGGCtgttgttgaattttttgttccAACCGTTGGCAGTATATTATCAGATGAGGAAGATAAGAGCTATTTTCATGTTACTGATGCTGTTATCTTGGATCAGTCACCTTATATGCAGCCATCTTCTGAACTGCATATATCTCCTGGAAAACTATTAGTAGCAGATGATGAAAATATTGACCATTTCATCTATGATGGTAATGGTGGAGTAATGCACCTAACAGATAGAAACGGAGTTGAACTCTCAGCACCTAGTAAGGAGGCAATGATATATGTTGGGAATGGGAAGAAATTGCAGTTCAAAAACATCATTATCAAA GGTGGACAATTTTTGGATTCTTGTGTTTTTATGGGTACCAACAGTAGTTATTCAGCATCTAAGCAGGATGAGGTGTACTTGGAGTTGGGGGATAATGTCGTCCAGCGAAGCTCTCATGAAGTACAATCTCAAGATATCACCAGCAACAAGTCTACTGAGTATACTATTGAATTGCAGGTTGAATACTGA